A portion of the Flavobacterium magnum genome contains these proteins:
- the ade gene encoding adenine deaminase, with product MELKGQIVDIRNKRIFPGIVTVNEGRITAIEARQHAEKRFIMPGFIDAHIHIESSMLVPSEFARLAVTHGTVATISDPHEIANVLGAKGVKYMIENGKKVPFKFHFGAPSCVPATSFETAGAVIDAEGIKDLLASADIYYLAEMMNYPGVIHDDAEVLKKIAWANHFQKPVDGHAPAVSGEALKKYIDAGISTDHECFTSKEALEKLALGMKVIIREGSAAKNFEALVYLLSKHYENMMFCSDDKHPDDLILGHINELCARAVSKGIDVFKVLQAACLNPIAHYNIPVGSLRENDPADFIVVEDLVDFKVLQTYINGQLVAENGQSFIEQVVFEKPNHFKANPKNPSDFEVAGSGGNIRVIEALEGQLVTKEQHLKSSVKDGKIISDTQNDILKMVVVNRYEKDAPPAVAFIKNFGLKKGAIASSVAHDCHNIVAIGVSDEEICNAVNLVIENKGGVCAVDRKIRKILPLPIAGIISDLDGWETGKRYQEIDKLAKSFGCRLNAPFMTLSFMALLVIPDLKLSDKGLFSGERFEFVGLAV from the coding sequence ATGGAACTCAAAGGACAAATCGTCGATATCAGGAACAAGCGCATTTTTCCCGGGATTGTCACGGTAAACGAAGGCCGAATCACTGCCATTGAAGCCAGACAGCACGCTGAAAAACGCTTCATCATGCCCGGCTTCATCGATGCACACATCCATATTGAAAGCTCGATGCTCGTGCCGTCTGAGTTTGCGCGGCTTGCCGTAACGCATGGCACGGTGGCCACCATTTCCGATCCGCACGAAATCGCCAACGTACTGGGCGCCAAGGGCGTGAAATACATGATCGAGAACGGGAAAAAAGTGCCGTTCAAATTCCATTTCGGGGCGCCATCCTGCGTGCCGGCGACGTCGTTTGAGACCGCCGGCGCAGTGATTGATGCTGAAGGCATTAAGGATTTGCTCGCTTCCGCAGACATCTATTACCTGGCCGAAATGATGAATTATCCCGGCGTGATCCATGATGATGCCGAAGTGCTGAAAAAAATCGCCTGGGCAAACCATTTCCAAAAGCCTGTCGACGGGCACGCCCCTGCCGTAAGCGGTGAGGCCCTGAAAAAATATATCGATGCCGGCATTTCCACCGACCACGAATGTTTTACCAGTAAGGAAGCGCTGGAAAAACTGGCGCTCGGCATGAAAGTCATTATCCGTGAAGGCAGCGCCGCAAAGAATTTCGAGGCGCTGGTCTACCTGCTTTCGAAACACTATGAGAACATGATGTTCTGCTCTGATGACAAGCATCCTGATGACCTGATCCTCGGGCACATCAATGAGCTGTGCGCCCGCGCCGTATCCAAAGGCATTGACGTATTCAAGGTATTGCAGGCGGCGTGCCTCAACCCGATTGCGCATTATAATATCCCGGTAGGGTCTTTACGGGAAAACGATCCCGCTGATTTTATTGTCGTAGAAGATCTGGTTGATTTCAAGGTGCTGCAAACCTACATCAACGGGCAGCTCGTCGCTGAAAACGGACAGTCGTTCATAGAACAAGTCGTTTTCGAAAAACCGAATCATTTCAAGGCAAATCCCAAAAATCCCTCCGATTTTGAAGTGGCAGGTTCCGGCGGAAACATCCGCGTGATTGAAGCACTTGAAGGACAATTGGTCACCAAAGAGCAGCACCTGAAATCCTCGGTCAAGGACGGCAAAATTATTTCGGATACGCAAAATGACATCCTGAAAATGGTCGTTGTAAACCGTTACGAAAAAGATGCCCCACCCGCGGTAGCCTTTATCAAAAACTTCGGGCTGAAAAAAGGCGCGATAGCGAGTTCTGTCGCGCACGACTGCCACAATATCGTCGCGATAGGTGTTTCCGACGAGGAAATCTGCAACGCCGTAAACCTTGTCATTGAAAACAAAGGTGGCGTCTGTGCCGTAGACAGGAAAATCCGGAAAATCCTTCCGTTACCCATCGCCGGCATCATCAGCGACCTGGACGGCTGGGAAACCGGAAAGAGATATCAGGAAATTGACAAACTCGCAAAAAGCTTCGGCTGCCGATTGAACGCGCCGTTTATGACGTTGTCGTTTATGGCATTATTGGTAATCCCCGATTTGAAATTATCGGATAAGGGTTTGTTTAGTGGGGAGCGTTTTGAATTTGTGGGGTTGGCGGTTTAA
- the rsmI gene encoding 16S rRNA (cytidine(1402)-2'-O)-methyltransferase has protein sequence MGKLYIVPTPIGNLEDMTFRAIRVLKESDLILAEDTRTSGKLLKHFEIATHMHSHHMHNEHKTVENLVARLKGGETIALISDAGTPAISDPGFLLTRACVEHGIDVECLPGATAFVPALVNSGLPNDRFIFEGFLPEKKGRQTRFLALAAETRTMIFYVSPHKLVKTLAEFVQYFGADRPICVSRELSKLHEENVRGSAAAVLNHFEAKAPKGEIVVVVGGNVEKKELRDKAQD, from the coding sequence ATGGGCAAGTTATACATCGTCCCGACACCGATCGGGAATCTCGAAGACATGACCTTCCGCGCCATCCGCGTCCTGAAGGAATCCGACCTCATTTTGGCTGAAGACACACGCACCAGCGGCAAATTACTCAAGCATTTTGAGATTGCCACACACATGCACAGCCACCACATGCACAACGAGCACAAGACGGTTGAAAATCTTGTGGCACGGCTTAAAGGCGGTGAAACCATCGCCTTGATTTCCGATGCGGGTACGCCTGCCATTTCCGACCCGGGATTTTTACTCACGCGTGCCTGTGTGGAACACGGCATTGATGTGGAATGCCTGCCGGGGGCTACAGCGTTTGTGCCCGCACTCGTCAACAGCGGACTGCCAAATGACCGTTTTATTTTTGAAGGATTCCTCCCGGAAAAGAAGGGACGGCAGACACGCTTCCTGGCTTTGGCGGCAGAAACGCGTACGATGATTTTTTATGTTTCGCCGCACAAATTAGTGAAGACTTTGGCGGAGTTTGTACAGTACTTCGGTGCGGACAGGCCCATTTGTGTATCGCGCGAATTGTCGAAGCTGCATGAGGAAAATGTGCGCGGGAGTGCTGCGGCCGTTTTGAACCATTTCGAGGCTAAGGCGCCGAAGGGTGAGATTGTTGTGGTTGTCGGGGGAAACGTGGAGAAGAAGGAATTAAGGGACAAGGCCCAGGACTAA
- a CDS encoding TonB-dependent receptor, which yields MKKIFLALLLGSPLLNFAQNKLSGVVTDSVNKPLKGVSVFLPDIHKSAVTDETGAYVLQNLPSGTVKIAFSFVGYDTDNRSIPINPGENVLDIQLQPSEFKMDEVVVSTVFNKLQSQNVMKVDHANVRQLQHKGAVTLIDGVATMPGVSQISTGTSIGKPVIRGLSGNRVLVYSQGVRLENQQFGDEHGLGLNDSGVESVEVIKGPASLLYGSDALGGVLYFNPEKFAPAQTVMADFGQKVFSNTSGSNTTLGLKTSTENLKFLVRGNYTTHSDYAVPDGDRVTNTRYNEQDFKTGIGFSNANYSGVLRYNFNALNLGIPENGISEQTHSKTPDYPRQRVYNHLLSLNNSVFLGNSKLDLDLGYIANTRSEFEETATPNLKMQLNTVNYDAKFHLPKFGRWESIVGIQGMHQSNTNKAEEFLIPDAATDDFGIFGTANYEWKSDVLQAGLRYDNRRISSEAHGIAGVEGSFKSMARSFDSFNASVGYKKNLGKPVTIRLNVASGFRAPNLAELASNGVHEGTNRYEIGDPDLKTEQNLQTDLNLEYKNDHFEFFVNGFYNFVNHYIYTAPTAAQIDDHDVLRYVQDDAALYGGEAGLHIHPHPLDWLHYETSFEMVNGKRKDGDYLPLIPANNWNNTLRAEFSLKNFTDGYASLNVSHTFGQPHVGAFETESGGYTLVNLGFGGNVKLGKAAFNVSLNGNNILGETYIAHLSRLKTDGIPNIGRNIILGVHFNL from the coding sequence ATGAAAAAAATATTCCTGGCCCTGCTATTGGGGTCGCCCCTATTGAATTTTGCCCAGAATAAGCTATCCGGCGTTGTAACCGACAGCGTCAACAAGCCACTGAAAGGCGTTTCGGTATTCCTGCCGGACATTCACAAAAGCGCCGTCACTGATGAAACCGGTGCGTACGTTTTACAAAATCTGCCTTCGGGAACCGTAAAGATTGCCTTTTCGTTTGTCGGATATGACACGGACAACCGATCGATCCCAATAAATCCGGGTGAAAACGTGCTTGACATCCAACTGCAGCCATCGGAATTCAAAATGGATGAAGTCGTCGTATCGACTGTTTTCAACAAACTCCAATCCCAGAATGTCATGAAAGTAGACCACGCCAACGTGCGTCAATTGCAGCACAAAGGCGCAGTGACGCTGATCGACGGCGTTGCAACGATGCCCGGCGTGTCGCAAATCTCAACCGGGACGTCGATTGGCAAACCGGTCATACGCGGACTCAGCGGCAACCGCGTCCTGGTGTACTCGCAGGGTGTACGGCTTGAAAACCAGCAATTCGGCGATGAACACGGCCTGGGACTCAATGATTCGGGTGTGGAAAGTGTCGAGGTCATCAAAGGCCCCGCGTCGCTGCTTTATGGATCCGATGCCTTGGGCGGTGTCTTGTATTTCAACCCGGAAAAATTTGCTCCGGCTCAAACCGTCATGGCTGATTTCGGCCAGAAAGTCTTCTCGAATACTTCAGGAAGCAACACGACGCTTGGCTTAAAAACCTCAACGGAAAACCTGAAATTCCTCGTGCGCGGCAATTATACGACGCATTCGGATTATGCCGTCCCGGATGGTGACAGGGTAACGAACACCCGTTATAATGAGCAGGATTTCAAAACGGGAATCGGCTTCAGCAATGCCAATTATTCGGGTGTCTTACGGTATAATTTCAATGCCTTGAATCTGGGTATTCCGGAAAACGGCATTTCGGAACAAACCCACAGTAAAACGCCAGATTATCCGCGGCAGCGCGTGTACAACCATTTGCTGAGCCTGAACAACTCGGTGTTTTTAGGGAACTCGAAACTCGACCTGGATCTGGGATATATCGCCAATACGCGCAGCGAATTTGAAGAAACCGCCACGCCGAACCTTAAGATGCAGCTCAACACCGTCAATTATGATGCGAAATTCCATTTGCCAAAATTCGGCCGTTGGGAAAGCATCGTGGGCATTCAGGGCATGCACCAATCCAACACGAACAAAGCGGAGGAATTCCTGATTCCGGATGCTGCCACCGATGATTTCGGGATTTTCGGCACGGCAAATTACGAGTGGAAATCAGATGTACTACAGGCCGGACTACGCTACGACAACCGCAGGATCAGCAGCGAGGCACATGGGATTGCAGGGGTTGAAGGGTCTTTTAAATCGATGGCGCGTTCCTTTGACAGTTTTAACGCTTCAGTAGGTTATAAAAAGAATTTAGGCAAACCGGTGACAATACGGCTCAATGTGGCTTCGGGTTTTCGCGCCCCAAATCTGGCCGAGCTCGCCTCAAACGGTGTGCATGAAGGAACCAATCGTTATGAAATTGGGGATCCCGACCTCAAGACGGAGCAAAACCTGCAAACCGATTTGAATCTGGAATACAAAAACGATCATTTCGAGTTTTTCGTAAACGGGTTTTATAACTTTGTAAATCACTACATCTACACCGCGCCGACGGCAGCGCAGATCGATGACCACGACGTCTTACGGTATGTGCAGGACGATGCGGCACTTTACGGCGGCGAAGCCGGATTGCATATCCACCCGCATCCGCTCGACTGGCTCCATTATGAAACCAGTTTTGAGATGGTAAATGGCAAAAGAAAAGATGGCGATTACCTGCCATTGATTCCGGCCAACAACTGGAACAATACCCTACGGGCTGAATTCAGTCTTAAAAATTTCACTGACGGCTATGCCTCACTGAATGTGTCGCATACCTTTGGCCAGCCGCACGTAGGGGCGTTTGAAACCGAATCAGGTGGTTACACTTTAGTCAATTTGGGTTTTGGCGGAAATGTTAAATTAGGGAAGGCTGCTTTCAATGTCAGCCTAAACGGGAATAATATCCTTGGCGAAACATACATTGCGCATTTGTCGAGGCTTAAAACCGACGGCATCCCGAATATTGGCCGGAATATCATCTTAGGGGTACATTTCAATTTGTAG
- a CDS encoding bifunctional UDP-N-acetylmuramoyl-tripeptide:D-alanyl-D-alanine ligase/alanine racemase, whose translation MTLSIQTIVPILQAQTNCVQEDYDSSDSEQAKQIDSVSIDSRSLQNGPGTLFFALAGPNYDAHSYIANLIDTGVRQFVVSHIPQNLEGKACFLIVGNTLDALQQFAAYYRGLFDFPVIGITGSNGKTIVKEWLNFLLGPDYNIIRSPKSYNSQVGVPLSVVSINENHNLGIFEAGISTVNEMAKLELMIRPTIGLLTNIGTAHDEGFSNLGEKIREKLKLFAHTELLICHKNKTVEAFISQKVKTFTWSCKDESADVFIGKTASVDKTLLNVRHHGGKFDIRIPFQDDASIENAIQCLMVLLHFGYSHETIEQRMALLYPVEMRLKVKNGINNTTLIDDSYSSDFQSLKIALDFLESQKQYKKKTVILSDIFQSGLDTEELYSRVSQLIISNKIHRVIGIGETISAYKNKFVNCVTFKDTEAFAEAFDTLAFGNETILIKGARTFEFEKIVLLLEEKTHETVLEINLNAISHNLNFFKSKLNPETKLMVMVKAFGYGNGGFEIAKLLEHHHVDYLGVAFADEGISLKSAGIKLPIMVLNPETTSFQSIIQHGLEPEIYSLKGLKSFLQIAKQRKLEQFPIHIKIDTGMHRLGFEENNIDELIAILNENKSVKVKSILSHMATSDDLRFKDFALSQIARFEKLSSKLMQALQISPIRHILNTSGITNFREAQYDMVRLGIGLYGVSNDPEEQKKLENVGTLKSVISQIRSIPAGDSVGYGRRFIADKPAKIATIPIGYADGISRGWGNEKGFVTVKNKKAPIVGSVCMDMLMADVSGISCKEGDRVVIFGESPTVNEMAAALDTIPYEILTGISQRVKRVFYRE comes from the coding sequence GTGACACTCTCCATCCAAACTATTGTACCGATACTGCAGGCCCAGACCAACTGCGTTCAGGAAGACTACGACTCGAGCGATAGCGAACAGGCGAAGCAAATCGATTCGGTTTCCATAGACAGCCGTTCACTGCAGAATGGTCCGGGTACTTTATTTTTCGCTCTTGCGGGGCCCAACTACGACGCACACAGTTACATCGCAAACCTGATTGACACCGGCGTACGGCAGTTCGTCGTATCGCACATTCCTCAAAATCTTGAAGGTAAAGCCTGTTTCCTGATCGTTGGAAATACGCTGGATGCGCTGCAGCAGTTTGCGGCATACTACCGCGGGCTGTTCGATTTTCCCGTCATCGGGATTACGGGAAGCAACGGCAAGACCATCGTAAAGGAATGGCTGAATTTCCTGCTCGGACCTGACTATAACATCATCCGCAGCCCGAAAAGCTATAACTCGCAGGTGGGCGTGCCGCTTTCGGTCGTTTCCATTAATGAAAACCACAACCTCGGGATTTTCGAAGCGGGGATTTCAACAGTCAACGAAATGGCGAAACTGGAATTAATGATACGCCCGACAATTGGCCTGCTGACAAACATCGGTACCGCGCACGACGAAGGTTTTTCTAACCTCGGCGAGAAAATCAGGGAAAAACTCAAATTGTTTGCCCACACTGAGCTGCTCATCTGCCATAAGAACAAGACCGTGGAAGCATTCATCAGCCAAAAAGTGAAGACGTTTACGTGGAGCTGCAAGGATGAGTCGGCGGACGTATTCATAGGAAAGACCGCATCAGTCGACAAGACCCTGCTCAACGTGCGGCACCACGGTGGAAAATTTGACATCAGGATCCCGTTTCAGGACGATGCCTCGATCGAAAACGCGATCCAATGCCTGATGGTTTTGCTGCATTTCGGTTACAGCCATGAGACCATCGAGCAGCGTATGGCGCTTTTGTATCCGGTGGAAATGCGCCTGAAAGTCAAGAACGGCATCAACAACACCACACTGATAGACGACAGTTACAGCTCGGATTTCCAGTCGCTCAAGATTGCGCTCGATTTCCTTGAAAGCCAGAAACAATACAAGAAAAAGACGGTTATCCTTTCGGACATTTTCCAAAGCGGACTCGATACCGAAGAACTGTATTCGCGCGTGTCGCAACTGATCATTTCTAACAAGATCCATCGCGTGATCGGCATCGGCGAGACAATCTCAGCATACAAGAACAAATTCGTGAACTGCGTCACCTTCAAGGATACTGAGGCATTTGCGGAGGCATTCGACACGCTGGCTTTCGGCAATGAGACCATCCTGATCAAAGGCGCGCGCACCTTCGAATTTGAAAAAATTGTATTGCTGCTCGAAGAAAAAACGCATGAAACGGTGTTGGAAATCAACCTCAACGCCATCAGCCATAACCTGAATTTCTTTAAATCCAAACTGAATCCGGAAACGAAATTGATGGTCATGGTCAAGGCGTTTGGTTACGGAAACGGCGGTTTTGAAATTGCCAAGCTGCTGGAACACCACCATGTCGATTACCTCGGCGTGGCTTTCGCCGATGAGGGAATTTCATTAAAATCAGCGGGGATTAAACTCCCGATTATGGTGCTGAATCCGGAAACGACCAGCTTTCAGTCGATTATCCAGCACGGACTCGAACCCGAAATCTACAGCCTCAAAGGACTGAAATCCTTTTTACAGATCGCGAAGCAGCGAAAACTCGAACAGTTCCCGATTCACATCAAGATTGACACCGGCATGCACCGTTTGGGCTTCGAGGAAAACAACATCGACGAACTCATCGCCATCTTAAACGAAAACAAATCGGTGAAAGTAAAAAGCATCCTGTCACACATGGCAACGAGTGATGACTTACGCTTTAAGGATTTTGCGCTTTCGCAGATTGCACGCTTCGAAAAATTATCGTCCAAATTGATGCAGGCGTTGCAAATCAGCCCGATCAGGCACATCCTGAATACTTCGGGCATTACGAATTTCCGTGAGGCGCAGTACGATATGGTTCGCCTGGGCATCGGACTCTACGGTGTTTCAAACGATCCCGAGGAGCAGAAGAAACTTGAAAATGTGGGCACGCTGAAATCGGTGATTTCACAAATACGCAGCATTCCCGCCGGCGACAGCGTGGGCTATGGCCGGCGGTTTATCGCGGACAAGCCTGCAAAAATAGCGACGATCCCGATTGGATACGCCGATGGCATTTCGCGTGGCTGGGGCAATGAGAAAGGCTTTGTCACCGTGAAAAACAAAAAAGCCCCGATCGTTGGCAGTGTGTGCATGGACATGCTGATGGCTGACGTGAGCGGAATTTCCTGTAAAGAAGGCGACCGCGTGGTGATTTTTGGCGAAAGCCCGACGGTAAACGAGATGGCGGCGGCGCTGGACACAATTCCTTACGAAATACTTACCGGAATTTCGCAGCGGGTCAAACGGGTTTTTTACAGGGAATAA
- the mscL gene encoding large conductance mechanosensitive channel protein MscL, which translates to MGMISEFKAFAMKGNVVDLAIGVIIGAAFSKIVTSFIEDVITPLLLKPALDAAHLSKLEELTIFGSVKYGMFLSAVINFLIVAFVLFLIIKGINASRKKEAQTPAAPPAPSNEEKLLMEIRDALRNRP; encoded by the coding sequence ATGGGAATGATTTCAGAATTCAAAGCCTTTGCCATGAAAGGCAATGTGGTAGACCTGGCCATCGGGGTCATCATCGGTGCGGCATTCAGTAAAATCGTAACTTCATTTATTGAAGATGTGATTACGCCGCTGCTTTTAAAACCTGCGCTGGATGCCGCGCACCTGAGCAAGCTCGAGGAACTCACGATCTTTGGGTCAGTCAAATACGGCATGTTCCTCTCTGCCGTAATCAACTTCCTGATCGTGGCTTTTGTGCTGTTCCTGATCATCAAGGGAATTAACGCATCACGCAAAAAAGAAGCGCAAACGCCAGCTGCCCCGCCGGCACCATCCAACGAGGAAAAACTGCTCATGGAAATCCGCGATGCACTGCGCAACAGACCGTAA
- a CDS encoding DUF2946 family protein — protein MKNRLAFLNVFFALSMLAAIVSQSVHEIAHYAEFQKERHCHHEQQSRENISHEHVNLNHCPVCDLAFTHFTTPDIFGFRLHRPVFSTDKPFSQSNGITQFFRGSLFALRAPPTLV, from the coding sequence ATGAAAAATAGGCTGGCTTTCCTGAATGTGTTTTTCGCGCTGTCGATGCTCGCGGCCATCGTGTCGCAGTCGGTGCACGAAATAGCACATTACGCCGAGTTCCAGAAGGAACGCCATTGCCATCATGAGCAGCAAAGCCGCGAAAACATCTCCCACGAACACGTTAACCTGAATCATTGCCCCGTCTGTGATTTGGCTTTTACGCACTTTACGACGCCGGACATTTTCGGCTTCCGGTTACACCGTCCGGTTTTTTCAACCGATAAACCTTTCTCACAAAGCAACGGCATCACGCAATTTTTTCGCGGAAGCCTTTTTGCGCTGCGGGCACCGCCCACTTTAGTGTAA
- a CDS encoding aspartate-semialdehyde dehydrogenase, protein MKVAVVGATGMVGEVMLKVLRERNFPVTELIPVASEKSVGKEIEFNGKNYKVVSLQTAVDMKADIALFSAGGDTSKTWAPKFAAAGTTVIDNSSAWRMDPDKKLVVPEINAHLLTKEDKIIANPNCSTIQMVLVLAPLHKKYDIRRIVVSTYQSITGTGVKAVQQLENEYAGITGEMAYKYPIHRNAIPQCDVFEENGYTKEEMKLVRETRKIIGDEHINVTATAVRVPIVGGHSEAVNVEFANDFDIAEVRSLLHNTPGVVVQDNIDTFTYPMPKYAQHKDEVFVGRLRRDESQPNTLNMWIVADNLRKGAATNTVQIAEYLVNNNLV, encoded by the coding sequence ATGAAAGTTGCAGTCGTAGGCGCTACCGGAATGGTAGGCGAAGTCATGCTGAAAGTACTCCGGGAAAGGAATTTTCCGGTAACAGAATTAATACCTGTCGCGTCAGAAAAATCTGTTGGTAAGGAAATCGAGTTCAATGGAAAAAATTACAAGGTGGTCTCGTTGCAGACCGCCGTGGATATGAAAGCCGATATTGCCTTGTTTTCAGCAGGAGGCGACACTTCAAAAACCTGGGCTCCAAAGTTTGCGGCCGCCGGCACCACCGTCATCGACAACTCGTCTGCATGGCGCATGGATCCGGATAAGAAACTGGTCGTTCCGGAAATCAACGCGCATTTGCTGACCAAGGAAGACAAGATCATCGCCAACCCGAACTGCTCGACCATACAGATGGTACTGGTTCTGGCTCCGTTACACAAAAAATACGACATCAGGAGAATTGTAGTTTCGACCTATCAATCCATTACAGGGACAGGGGTAAAAGCTGTGCAGCAACTCGAAAATGAATATGCGGGCATCACCGGCGAAATGGCCTACAAGTATCCGATCCACCGCAACGCGATTCCGCAGTGCGATGTTTTTGAAGAAAACGGCTACACAAAGGAAGAGATGAAACTCGTCCGTGAAACCCGTAAGATTATTGGTGATGAGCACATCAATGTGACCGCCACCGCCGTGCGTGTACCCATAGTGGGAGGGCACAGCGAAGCTGTTAACGTTGAGTTTGCCAATGATTTCGACATCGCCGAAGTGCGGAGCTTACTGCACAATACCCCGGGTGTGGTCGTGCAGGACAATATCGACACATTTACCTATCCGATGCCGAAATATGCGCAGCACAAGGATGAGGTGTTTGTGGGACGCCTCCGCCGTGATGAGAGCCAGCCCAACACGCTGAACATGTGGATCGTTGCCGATAATCTACGCAAAGGCGCTGCGACCAATACCGTACAGATTGCCGAATATCTCGTTAACAACAATTTGGTGTAA
- a CDS encoding thymidine kinase: protein MFLENTVNHKEQFGWIEVICGSMFSGKTEELIRRLKRAQFAQQKVEIFKPAIDTRYHDEMVVSHDSNEIRSTPVPAAANIRLLAQGCEVVGIDEAQFFDDEIISVCNDLANSGIRVIVAGLDMDFKGNPFGPMPALMATAEYVTKVHAVCTRTGNLAHYSFRKTDSDKLVMLGETEEYEPLSRAAYYNAMHNSPEKEDFQERNERNKTDSIL, encoded by the coding sequence ATGTTTCTCGAAAACACAGTAAACCATAAGGAGCAATTTGGCTGGATTGAAGTGATCTGCGGCTCGATGTTTTCGGGTAAGACCGAGGAACTGATCCGGCGGCTCAAACGCGCGCAGTTCGCGCAGCAGAAAGTCGAAATCTTCAAACCCGCCATCGACACCCGCTACCATGACGAAATGGTGGTGTCGCACGACAGCAACGAAATCCGGTCGACACCGGTGCCTGCCGCTGCGAATATCCGGCTGCTTGCGCAGGGCTGTGAGGTCGTAGGGATCGATGAGGCACAGTTTTTCGACGACGAGATCATCAGCGTTTGCAACGACCTCGCGAATTCCGGGATCCGCGTCATTGTAGCAGGGCTCGATATGGATTTCAAAGGCAATCCTTTCGGTCCGATGCCGGCTTTGATGGCCACTGCCGAATATGTGACCAAAGTACACGCCGTATGTACGCGCACGGGCAACCTTGCCCACTACAGTTTCCGTAAGACTGACAGCGACAAGCTCGTGATGCTTGGGGAAACCGAAGAATACGAACCGTTGAGCCGAGCGGCATATTACAATGCGATGCATAACTCACCCGAAAAAGAGGATTTCCAGGAACGCAACGAACGCAACAAGACCGACTCCATCCTGTAA